The Anastrepha ludens isolate Willacy chromosome 2, idAnaLude1.1, whole genome shotgun sequence DNA window aatttCCAACTCAGTAGATACtaattacaaacaaataaagttaCTGCGAAAGGAAACTGCGAAAACTATACAGGCGGTGGAGATGGCCCAACGCACACAAGTGATATCTGGTGGCCTTCAATTCGAGAATAATGCACCTTTCCAGTTTTTCCAGAGTTTAGTCAACAAGTATGAACAGGATTTGATTAACTTCCGCCAGCAAATAGCGCTCACTGAGCATCACATGCATTCGCTAACCAATCCACAGACAGTATCACCTGAGGATTTAAAGCGTGGTTTTCGCCAAATCAACGAGAGTTTTATTTCACTCGCTGGACGTTTGCATGAACTGCACCAGAAAGTAGAAACTCAAAAAGAACAATTTCTCAATTTGCGAAAGTACCGTTTGCGTGATACCACAAATGTGTTTGCTCAGATCGACAATCCGGAGAGCAAAGTTGACACCACGGGTGTCACCTGTGGACCAACACCATTCTCAAATATATCAGCGATGAGTGCATTTGGAAAGAGTTTTGGCAATGCCTCGGCTGGCGCGACGAGTGCAAGTGAAAGAGCTGCGGCTGCGGGTGctaaatgaattgaaaaaaatttagttggtTTAATGAAAACTTAGTGTATCTTGACATTGGAAGTcagtttggaaaatattttttagttaaatatttttttacgtttttttgcagttttggtacaaaatatatttttaccaattaatgtaataattttgaaataaaaaaattgtgaagtttaacatattttttaagtggAAATAATTGTCACGAAAAGGGAAGACATGGCAAGGAGCCATGATTCAATAAcgaaaggtttgctcagtaaacgAATTTCTCGAGAGAAATGAAAGCATTCATTTGAAGTTCTTTTTGCTTGGGTAAGATAAGAACTGCATTCGCAACTTTACGatctattttaaaattaaaaagtaatttgcaAAATGTTATTATTGGATTaagttaaggggtaacaccactgtagaaatttcaaaaaattgatttttttttataagcttaaaaaattctttgaaccttttaaaatacagaacaaaaagttgtatacgttaccgaagtttatttcataaatattttaagcttttaaccaagcgttagtgactgttacctaacgacttctccaaatttccaaactttaaacgcgtttttctcaaaacacgttttctgaaattggcacgcagcataactcaatcaatttttaatatttttaatcaggttcttcactacgtctgtataataaccttcttaagagaagagcgtaggggtttttcgatagattaatttaaactattgttataattatttaaatgccgttttttagtccaaaatagagttttttccttcaaatgcttgctaattccacaaaaataaatattttttaaatcccctacgtgtttctctagctattcttatctagattaagaaaaaaaatgtttctttgttccagataaaaatttgcaccctctgtgctgcgtgccgcggagctccttcaagagaaaccacattacaaaaaagtctccaatgccgccattttgtaaaatttttcgatcaaactttgtagttttgtattttagtatataagtaataacttcccaaatcagagtgattgttttcccttaccttctatacaaaaaatttttttaaaaatcgtgtttattttacgcgcctacagtggtgttaccccttaaatcACTTTTTGATCTAAAATCATGCTTGGAAATTTGTGCTAATAACttctatttttgtaatatatttatatacgttGCCCACAAAATATTAACcaaatcaaatattaattaacttTCTTTTTAAACCGTTCCCAGTTTTtcccattaaaaaagaaaccaCATTGCTACCATTTTTCTAAAGGACTATAACTTTTCCCCACTTTATCCACACTTCGTGAATGAAACCTTTCGTAAGAGAGTGTCAAAAATCTAATGTCATAAGtgaataattgaatcatggcaAAGAACACCTATGATGTGCAATTTTTTCATAAGAGCCGTGCGCACCTACCTATCTTGAAGAGACTAGCTTAAAATGCAGTTTATGAAATCTTCTATATTCAAGCCTTTTATTCAGCAACCATTTGGTTATATATAATCAACTTTCGACATTTATTACCCCACTATACGCTTTTTCAAATGCAtataaaagttgtttttttctttgctctcaaattttatgaacaatattttttttttagattatatatgtatttgtattaagaataaatgtaattaaattttataagggAAGGCCTACAATTTGCCAATGCAAAAGCAATATGTAACACAATCTCAACGCAATAGTGTAATCGGCATTTATCATTTCTTAACAACTTGTATAACATCTTCGTCGGCCATAATGTGCGATATGCCGACACGTTGTGGGGAATATTTCGTTGAAGTTCCCCAGACCAGCGCATACTTAAATTGGGCAGCTAAAGTACGATGTATGGCGTGGCATACATGCTCCACAGAAACACcctgaaataaaatgcaaagatACCGACTATTAAAATGAGATATTCCGTCTTAACGCGAGCTCAGTTTGAATACTTTTCATAGAATAAATgggtttttttctatatttttgtcACATTAAAATTTTCCGATCAGAAAGAGtcacagatttaaaaaaaatacctgagAAATATTTAACTGTTCATATAAGCATAGTATTCGCACGGAGATTGCATTTTTGAATGCATCCgtatcgaaaaataaataaatccacgCACCTTTCGCAAAATTAAACCATCATCGAAATCTGGAGGAGCACCAGGTTTTTTCGTGTAAACGCGTATCAACTGCAACGCCTCCCACAAGGCCTCTAACAGATAGTCCAAATTGAGTTTCATATTACAACTGACCACAATCGAGTTTGGTTCACGCGCCAAGCGATCAACCTCCTCAATCGAAATCTGGTCAATTTTGTTATACACGTACAAACAAGGCAAATACACACGGTTCGCCGTTACCACATCGATAAATTCATCTTCAGTGCAGTCTTCACGGAAAAGTACCTCCGCATTGAATATCTTGAACGAGTGTAAAATGGTTTGCACCATTTTCTCATTGCAGCGTGACAGTGAGCAAGTAGAGTTAAAGCTAAGACCGCCGCCCTTTTTCTGTTTGAAGTAAATGTTTGGCTTGCGTTTATTGAGTCGTATGCCCACCGATTCCAATTCGCGCTCCAGCAAATTACGATGAACATTCGGTTTGGTGGCATCCAACATCATAATAACTAAATCAGCAGTGCGCGCTACGGCGATAACCTGCCGACCGCGACCTTTACCCTAATTTTATGAAAGAATTGCAATAATTCATTAAACTGTCcacttgtttaatttttatttaatatttacctgCGCAGCACCCTCGATAATTCCAGGTAAATCGAGCAACTGTATGTTGGCACCCTTATAGTCAATGACTCCCGGTATACAGGTGAGGGTAGTGAATTCATAATTTGCCGCCTCTGATTCGGTTTTGGTTAATGTAGAGAGCAAAGTTGATTTACCAACGGAAGGGAAGCCAATCAATGCAACACGCGCGTCACCACTTTTTAGCACATCGAAGCCATCACCTTTTT harbors:
- the LOC128871702 gene encoding developmentally-regulated GTP-binding protein 2 gives rise to the protein MGILEKISEIEKEIARTQKNKATEYHLGLLKAKLAKYRSQLLEPAKKGEKGDGFDVLKSGDARVALIGFPSVGKSTLLSTLTKTESEAANYEFTTLTCIPGVIDYKGANIQLLDLPGIIEGAAQGKGRGRQVIAVARTADLVIMMLDATKPNVHRNLLERELESVGIRLNKRKPNIYFKQKKGGGLSFNSTCSLSRCNEKMVQTILHSFKIFNAEVLFREDCTEDEFIDVVTANRVYLPCLYVYNKIDQISIEEVDRLAREPNSIVVSCNMKLNLDYLLEALWEALQLIRVYTKKPGAPPDFDDGLILRKGVSVEHVCHAIHRTLAAQFKYALVWGTSTKYSPQRVGISHIMADEDVIQVVKK